The Drosophila innubila isolate TH190305 chromosome 3R unlocalized genomic scaffold, UK_Dinn_1.0 2_E_3R, whole genome shotgun sequence genome has a segment encoding these proteins:
- the LOC117790303 gene encoding protein FMC1 homolog yields the protein MSGTKVLRSLLHELRQSAADPGAVKNSLAARYIMAQYKKFETTDQQLCKARNEAIFLGQTYLTYLSSLRKYNEIYQEYHGRGERTVKETADMVGFKLPTDPK from the coding sequence ATGTCTGGAACAAAAGTACTTCGATCCTTGCTGCACGAGCTGCGGCAAAGTGCTGCTGATCCCGGCGCTGTTAAAAACTCTCTGGCCGCCCGCTACATTATGGCACAGTACAAGAAATTCGAAACAACTGATCAACAATTGTGCAAAGCCCGCAACGAGGCCATCTTTCTGGGACAGacatatttaacatatttgagCAGTCTGCGGAAATACAATGAGATTTACCAGGAGTACCATGGACGTGGCGAGCGCACGGTGAAGGAAACCGCGGACATGGTGGGCTTTAAATTGCCCACAGATCCCAAGTGA
- the LOC117789798 gene encoding omega-amidase NIT2 isoform X1, with translation MNKASKTVMRLALLQLKGSKDKTANVSNALSKIEEAVKEHEPRLITLPECFNCPYGTKYFREYAECIPGGYTSQQLSKAALDHQVYIVGGTIPELGENESIYNTCTVWGPNGDLIAKHRKMHLFDIDVKGGIRFKESETLSAGNDFTTINVDGHKIGIGICYDIRFEEMARLYRNDGCEMIIYPAAFNMTTGPLHWELLQRARANDNQLFVVTTSPARDTTAEYVAYGHSMVVDPWAKVLKAADESEQIVAADIDFSLVEQVRQQIPVFSQRRLDLYSTEKK, from the exons atgaacaaagcCAGTAAAA CAGTTATGCGACTCGCTTTGTTACAGCTAAAGGGTTCAAAGGACAAAACAGCAAACGTGTCAAATGCGTTAAGCAAAATTGAGGAGGCAGTTAAAGAGCATGAGCCTCGACTGATAACGCTGCCGGAATGCTTTAATTGTCCTTATGGCACGAAGTACTTTCGCGAGTACGCCGAGTGCATTCCGGGTGGTTACACCAGCCAACAGCTCTCGAAAGCGGCTTTGGATCATCAGGTCTACATAGTGGGCGGAACGATCCCCGAGTTGGGCGAGAATGAAAGCATCTACAACACTTGTACTGTGTGGGGTCCAAATGGAGACTTGATAGCCAAGCATCGGAAAATGCATCTTTTTGATATTGACGTTAAGGGCGGTATCCGCTTCAAGGAATCCGAGACTCTATCCGCAGGCAATGACTTTACAACTATTAATGTTGACGGCCACAAGATTGGAATTGGCATTTGCTATGACATTCGTTTTGAGGAGATGGCACGACTCTATCGCAACGATGGCTGTGAGATGATCATCTATCCGGCTGCCTTCAATATGACAACGGGTCCTTTGCACTGGGAACTCCTGCAGCGAGCACGGGCCAATGACAATCAGCTGTTCGTGGTAACCACATCGCCAGCACGGGACACCACTGCAGAATACGTTGCGTACGGTCATTCAATGGTTGTTGACCCATGGGCTAAGGTCCTCAAAGCAGCAGACGAAAGTGAACAAATTGTTGCCGCTGACATTGACTTCTCTCTGGTTGAACAGGTGCGCCAGCAAATTCCAGTGTTTAGCCAACGACGTCTCGACCTTTACAGCACCGAGAAAaagtaa
- the LOC117789798 gene encoding omega-amidase NIT2 isoform X2, translating into MNKASKIMRLALLQLKGSKDKTANVSNALSKIEEAVKEHEPRLITLPECFNCPYGTKYFREYAECIPGGYTSQQLSKAALDHQVYIVGGTIPELGENESIYNTCTVWGPNGDLIAKHRKMHLFDIDVKGGIRFKESETLSAGNDFTTINVDGHKIGIGICYDIRFEEMARLYRNDGCEMIIYPAAFNMTTGPLHWELLQRARANDNQLFVVTTSPARDTTAEYVAYGHSMVVDPWAKVLKAADESEQIVAADIDFSLVEQVRQQIPVFSQRRLDLYSTEKK; encoded by the exons atgaacaaagcCAGTAAAA TTATGCGACTCGCTTTGTTACAGCTAAAGGGTTCAAAGGACAAAACAGCAAACGTGTCAAATGCGTTAAGCAAAATTGAGGAGGCAGTTAAAGAGCATGAGCCTCGACTGATAACGCTGCCGGAATGCTTTAATTGTCCTTATGGCACGAAGTACTTTCGCGAGTACGCCGAGTGCATTCCGGGTGGTTACACCAGCCAACAGCTCTCGAAAGCGGCTTTGGATCATCAGGTCTACATAGTGGGCGGAACGATCCCCGAGTTGGGCGAGAATGAAAGCATCTACAACACTTGTACTGTGTGGGGTCCAAATGGAGACTTGATAGCCAAGCATCGGAAAATGCATCTTTTTGATATTGACGTTAAGGGCGGTATCCGCTTCAAGGAATCCGAGACTCTATCCGCAGGCAATGACTTTACAACTATTAATGTTGACGGCCACAAGATTGGAATTGGCATTTGCTATGACATTCGTTTTGAGGAGATGGCACGACTCTATCGCAACGATGGCTGTGAGATGATCATCTATCCGGCTGCCTTCAATATGACAACGGGTCCTTTGCACTGGGAACTCCTGCAGCGAGCACGGGCCAATGACAATCAGCTGTTCGTGGTAACCACATCGCCAGCACGGGACACCACTGCAGAATACGTTGCGTACGGTCATTCAATGGTTGTTGACCCATGGGCTAAGGTCCTCAAAGCAGCAGACGAAAGTGAACAAATTGTTGCCGCTGACATTGACTTCTCTCTGGTTGAACAGGTGCGCCAGCAAATTCCAGTGTTTAGCCAACGACGTCTCGACCTTTACAGCACCGAGAAAaagtaa
- the LOC117789797 gene encoding golgin-45, which yields MDTDALVVDAEKTHICRTSGDGMEQTEISPTTKIEQQQQQTTVGLQNVNKIKRPQLSRKDSTVVQEAAIERKTSVSSCSSSSQPLPLPGLHTLYRRPEVVSRSLAPALPKGELVQLKPRLVNTSEPLPEHKKTKPPKFVPYEPYPGAVNPMTPSQQTTMHKVQRVSKNNLDIAVLADQVSTLRTQEMDLGDPNTKHSENAESNSNSASTEELQRLKQELNKMREERDHFQAQYKFQTQVNGELKSLLVASVGEDLQTRVNVLTEDKLQLARALLDTANNLTTHTEQIEFLAGQCEVWRSKFLASSVMVEELARWKADLTQKNQMLTESTKQLLHATHQIREIQLDILKQLKFLAKIRYLNLPATDVISLSAENLNILQRMVLHSGVGIPETSLKLSSATTSPLCEAEKYAVQALEFISQPLMATDEAIRALFGQVQRPHYMPVAESETIAPSQRENQ from the exons ATGGATACAGATGCCTTAGTAGTTGATGCAGAGAAGACACATATTTGCCGCACCAGCGGAGACGGCATGGAGCAGACTGAAATATCGCCCACAACGAAaatagaacaacaacaacaacagacaacagtcggattgcaaaatgtaaataaaataaagcgacCGCAATTGTCGCGCAAGGACAGCACTGTAGTGCAAGAAGCGGCTATTGAGCGAAAGACATCGGTAAGCAGTTGCAGCTCATCCTCTCAGCCTTTACCCTTGCCTGGTCTACACACGCTCTACCGGCGGCCAGAAGTTGTCAGTCGGAGTTTGGCGCCCGCATTGCCAAAGGGGGAACTTGTACAGCTGAAGCCAAGGCTGGTTAACACCTCGGAACCTCTGCCGGAACACAAGAAGACCAAGCCACCGAAATTCGTGCCTTATGAACCATACCCGGGTGCCGTGAATCCCATGACACCTTCACAGCAAACGACAATGCATAAAGTTCAGCGAgttagcaaaaataatttggatATTGCCGTTCTGGCGGATCAGGTATCCACGCTGCGAACCCAGGAAATGGATCTGGGCGACCCGAATACAAAGCACTCGGAAAATGCCgaaagcaatagcaacagtGCCAGCACTGAGGAACTGCAGCGATTGAAGCAGGAGCTGAATAAAATGCGAGAGGAACGCGATCACTTTCAGGCGCAATACAAATTCCAGACGCAGGTCAATGGAGAGCTTAAAAGCCTGTTGGTGGCATCCGTTGGGGAGGATCTTCAGACGCGGGTCAATGTCCTTACGGAGGATAAGCTACAGTTGGCACGCGCCTTACTCGATACGGCCAACAATTTGACGACACACACCGAACAAATTGAATTCTTGGCTGGCCAATGCGAGGTGTGGCGATCCAAGTTTCTGGCTAGTAGTGTCATGGTCGAGGAGCTGGCGCGCTGGAAAGCCGATCTAACCCAGAAGAATCAAATGCTTACCGAATCTACCAAAcaattgttgcatgcaacacatCAAATACGCGAAATCCAACTGGATATTCTGAAGCAATTAAAGTTCCTGGCCAAAATACGTTATCTGAATCTACCTGCCACGGATGTAATCAGCTTGAGTGCGGAGAACTTGAATATACTGCAGCGCATGGTGTTGCACTCAGGTGTAGGGATACCCGAGACGTCTCTCAAGCTGTCCAGCGCCACAACAAGTCCACTCTGTGAGGCAGAAAAATACGCCGTACAG GCCCTGGAGTTCATTAGCCAACCACTTATGGCTACGGATGAAGCTATACGTGCACTCTTCGGACAGGTGCAAAGACCACATTACATGCCAGTAGCCGAATCAGAGACAATTGCTCCAAGTCAACGAGAGAATCAATAg
- the LOC117789799 gene encoding uncharacterized protein LOC117789799, whose amino-acid sequence MSTTERELLRNVNEKIELIEPSTGKLFFEHKTELVFVKPRLMPLKSQALQSLEEMHRETARQLQKKRTKRNNNNENNNKDNNKNAGEAQMVAA is encoded by the coding sequence ATGTCGACGACAGAGCGTGAACTGCTTAGAAACGTGAATGAAAAAATCGAATTGATTGAGCCCAGCACgggaaaattgtttttcgaaCACAAAACTGAGCTAGTGTTTGTGAAACCGCGATTGATGCCATTAAAGTCTCAGGCTTTGCAGAGTCTCGAGGAAATGCATCGGGAAACTGCTCGACAGCTGCAAAAGAAACGCACAAAGCGCAATAACAATAacgaaaataacaacaaggacaacaacaagaacgcTGGTGAGGCACAAATGGTTGCCGCTTAG